A DNA window from Deinococcus ruber contains the following coding sequences:
- a CDS encoding response regulator transcription factor, producing MTSKNAETILIIEDNVSLRDMTREYFEVHGFLVQVASNGQEGLVAMQHSRPDLIVLDVMMPGMNGLEFLTIFRTTHQIPVILLTARDAEADKIHGLELGADDYVTKPFSLAELLARARAHLRRQTQPVAVTWLQCGAFDLDVLARTLRVQGRPVDLTRSEFDLIHLLMRHPYRVFSRLELLEGLREEAQGVERTIDVHIRNLRVKIEEQPRQPRWLETVYGVGYRFSPDREA from the coding sequence GTGACTTCCAAAAATGCAGAAACGATTCTGATCATTGAGGACAACGTAAGTCTGAGAGACATGACCCGGGAGTACTTTGAGGTGCACGGCTTTCTGGTGCAGGTCGCCTCGAACGGCCAGGAGGGGCTGGTGGCCATGCAGCATTCGCGGCCGGACCTGATCGTCCTCGATGTGATGATGCCTGGAATGAACGGCCTGGAGTTTCTCACAATCTTCCGGACCACCCACCAGATTCCGGTGATTCTCCTGACGGCCCGGGACGCCGAGGCCGACAAGATCCACGGTCTGGAACTGGGCGCCGACGATTATGTGACCAAGCCGTTCTCGCTCGCGGAACTCCTGGCCAGAGCGCGCGCGCACTTGAGGCGCCAGACACAGCCGGTGGCTGTGACCTGGCTTCAGTGCGGAGCATTCGACCTCGACGTTCTGGCCCGCACGCTGCGGGTCCAGGGAAGGCCGGTCGACCTGACGCGCTCCGAGTTCGACCTGATACACCTGCTGATGCGCCACCCCTACCGGGTCTTCTCCAGACTGGAACTGCTCGAAGGACTTCGGGAGGAAGCTCAAGGCGTCGAGCGAACCATCGACGTCCACATCCGCAATCTCCGCGTCAAAATCGAGGAGCAGCCGAGACAACCGCGCTGGCTGGAGACCGTCTACGGCGTCGGATACCGCTTCAGTCCAGACCGGGAAGCATGA
- a CDS encoding DUF3500 domain-containing protein, with protein sequence MTRPIAALSLSTMLLLAACDSSTTPSSIDTTPPTVSLTASPTSLTAAGAVTLTATASDNVGVSSVKFYRDSTLINTDTSSPYSYSDSLSSSGTYSYTAVAADAAGNSATSSATSVTATISGSSGSTGGSAISTGTTTAVVTAANAFLATLSTSQQASVLLSYTQANAIKWSNLPNGIVNRNGIALSSLSSTQLAAALAVVKAATGTTANEGYDEEMQIRAGDDVLAAQQSGYGSGVYFLEFLGTPSTTGKWQLMFGGHHLALNMTYNAGSVIGATPYFEGIEPKCWTNANGTITANNCTAPSTSGTTTTYAPLYQEQAGMAAMLASLSSTQLASAKLSQSFSDILLGPGKDGQFPTTKVGLAVSGLSTAQKALVLAAMKPWVQDVDDTTAAALLKTYESELDSTYVAYSGTSALNTNADYVRIDGPSVWIEFVCQNGIVYQSQIHYHSVWRDHTRDYGASFSF encoded by the coding sequence ATGACCCGTCCGATCGCTGCACTTTCTCTATCCACGATGCTCCTGCTGGCGGCCTGTGACAGCAGCACCACGCCGAGCAGCATTGATACCACTCCACCGACGGTCTCGCTCACGGCGAGCCCCACCAGCCTCACGGCGGCAGGCGCCGTCACCCTGACGGCCACCGCCTCAGACAACGTGGGGGTGAGCAGCGTCAAGTTCTACCGTGACAGCACGCTGATCAACACCGATACCTCCTCGCCCTACTCCTATTCGGACTCGCTCAGCAGCAGCGGTACGTACAGCTACACTGCGGTCGCCGCGGACGCTGCCGGGAACAGCGCCACCAGCAGCGCCACGTCGGTGACCGCCACGATCAGTGGGAGCAGTGGGAGTACAGGCGGGAGCGCCATCAGCACGGGCACGACCACCGCTGTGGTGACGGCTGCCAACGCCTTTCTCGCGACGTTGAGCACCAGTCAACAGGCAAGCGTGCTGCTCTCTTACACCCAGGCAAATGCCATCAAATGGTCGAACCTGCCGAACGGCATCGTGAACCGAAATGGCATCGCACTGAGCAGCCTTAGCAGCACCCAGCTGGCGGCCGCACTCGCAGTGGTCAAAGCCGCGACCGGCACCACTGCCAACGAAGGCTACGATGAGGAGATGCAGATCCGTGCGGGTGACGACGTGCTCGCGGCGCAGCAGTCCGGGTACGGCAGCGGCGTGTACTTTCTGGAATTCCTCGGAACGCCCAGCACCACCGGCAAGTGGCAGCTGATGTTCGGTGGGCACCACCTCGCACTGAACATGACTTACAACGCTGGAAGCGTGATCGGTGCGACCCCCTACTTCGAGGGCATCGAGCCGAAGTGCTGGACCAACGCCAACGGGACGATTACGGCCAACAACTGCACCGCACCCAGCACTAGCGGTACAACCACCACCTACGCGCCGCTCTATCAGGAGCAGGCCGGTATGGCCGCGATGCTCGCCAGCCTTTCCAGCACCCAGCTGGCCAGCGCCAAGCTGTCGCAGTCCTTCAGCGACATTCTGCTGGGGCCAGGGAAGGATGGTCAGTTTCCCACTACCAAGGTCGGTCTGGCAGTCAGCGGCTTGAGCACCGCCCAGAAGGCCCTTGTGCTGGCCGCCATGAAGCCCTGGGTGCAGGACGTCGATGACACCACCGCCGCTGCCCTGCTCAAGACCTACGAGAGTGAACTCGATAGCACCTACGTCGCCTACTCCGGAACTTCAGCGCTGAACACCAACGCCGATTACGTACGGATCGACGGACCGAGCGTGTGGATCGAGTTCGTGTGCCAGAACGGCATCGTCTATCAGAGCCAGATTCACTACCACTCGGTGTGGCGCGACCACACCCGCGACTACGGAGCTAGCTTCTCCTTCTGA
- a CDS encoding CGNR zinc finger domain-containing protein, translating into MPQQKLNKQSLGQGQDPTFPRLLGERLCLDFVNSIEGRAGPQPHDFLENYEALVHWGMHASLLSKEEERALLQLAQQQPEQAEATWAMALRVRDTLYSIFVALARGEHPTPAALRALQQAYLKVMSHAELTPSSAGFTWTWKSTLTLDRMLWPVVQSAVDLLASTVVARVRECPGCGDCGWLFVDISKAGKRQWCSMEGCGSRAKMRRLYQRQHRQNARG; encoded by the coding sequence AGAGCCTCGGACAGGGGCAAGACCCGACCTTTCCCCGCTTGCTGGGTGAACGGCTCTGCCTGGATTTTGTGAACAGCATCGAGGGGCGCGCAGGACCACAGCCGCATGATTTTCTGGAAAACTACGAGGCGCTGGTGCATTGGGGAATGCACGCCAGTCTTCTGAGCAAGGAGGAGGAAAGAGCGCTCCTCCAGTTGGCTCAGCAGCAGCCCGAACAAGCCGAGGCCACCTGGGCCATGGCACTGAGGGTGCGAGATACCCTCTACAGCATCTTCGTGGCGCTCGCGCGAGGTGAACACCCAACCCCGGCCGCGCTCCGAGCGCTCCAGCAGGCGTACCTGAAGGTGATGAGCCACGCTGAGCTGACGCCGAGTTCAGCGGGGTTCACCTGGACGTGGAAGTCGACCCTGACGCTCGACCGGATGCTGTGGCCGGTCGTGCAGTCGGCGGTCGACCTGCTGGCCTCAACCGTGGTCGCCCGGGTCAGGGAGTGCCCGGGATGCGGGGATTGCGGGTGGTTGTTTGTTGACATCAGCAAGGCTGGGAAGCGGCAGTGGTGCAGTATGGAAGGCTGCGGAAGCCGGGCGAAGATGCGCCGTCTCTATCAACGCCAACATCGACAGAACGCCCGAGGTTAA
- a CDS encoding ISNCY family transposase (programmed frameshift), producing MFLTGSVQYILKVRWCRNTACSAYRQPLRPEVEGALALPHSEYGLDILALIGALRYGHHRSVPEIYAHLRERTIEISARTVTLLMHRYEELLALRLMDASQLHAKLRVRGHVMLAIDGLQPDLGHEVLWVLRDVLSGEVLLARALLGSGEDQLVLLLQEVMQALGDTLPILGVISDGQRSIRNAVQQVLPGVPHQLYQCHFLRETARPIFEAERHAKVTLKKNLRGIRKIERSLEARQDRHASVLTSYCLAVRSALTDDGRPPLVASGLRLQGRITGIEASLSRVIDAQKGGFEKPDRELIKLQAHLQRAVHATQGAWPEIEAAHRLVLHAAQVLGNPGDEAAPVVKRQFERVVHRMTLEASRPGSLAEPLLHFLKVQQRYGSQLFATYQVPGLPRTNNDLEQFFGAARYHERRITGRKSAAPSTVIWGQVRLIAAFGTRLCAKAAADLRPPCVATWRDLRAQLDVRHEARRQQLRFRRDSTAFLQQLELQYLKPALPS from the exons ATGTTTCTGACCGGGAGTGTGCAGTACATCCTCAAGGTGCGGTGGTGCCGGAACACGGCGTGCTCCGCGTATCGACAGCCTCTTCGGCCCGAGGTCGAAGGGGCCCTGGCCCTCCCCCACAGCGAATATGGCTTGGACATCCTGGCGCTGATTGGCGCCTTGCGGTACGGACACCACCGCTCGGTGCCTGAGATCTATGCGCATCTGCGGGAACGCACCATCGAGATCAGCGCGCGGACGGTCACGCTGTTGATGCACCGCTACGAAGAACTGCTGGCGCTGCGGTTGATGGATGCTTCGCAGTTGCACGCGAAGCTCCGCGTACGGGGACACGTCATGCTCGCCATCGACGGCTTGCAGCCAGATCTTGGCCACGAGGTGCTGTGGGTGCTGCGCGATGTGCTGTCCGGTGAAGTGCTGCTCGCGCGGGCGTTGCTTGGCAGCGGTGAAGATCAACTGGTGCTACTCCTCCAAGAGGTCATGCAGGCCCTGGGGGACACCCTCCCCATCCTGGGGGTCATCAGTGATGGGCAGCGTTCCATCCGGAACGCTGTGCAGCAGGTGCTGCCCGGGGTGCCGCATCAACTGTACCAATGTCATTTCCTCCGGGAAACCGCTCGGCCCATCTTCGAAGCCGAACGGCATGCCAAGGTCACGCTGAAAAAAAACCTACGCGGAATCCGCAAGATCGAACGCAGCCTGGAAGCACGGCAGGATCGACATGCCAGCGTGTTGACGTCGTACTGCCTGGCGGTGCGCAGCGCGCTCACAGATGATGGTCGGCCGCCGCTGGTCGCCAGCGGCCTGCGACTCCAGGGGCGTATCACCGGGATTGAAGCCTCGCTCTCGCGCGTCATTGACGCACAAAAAGGGGGAT TCGAGAAGCCAGACCGTGAGCTGATCAAGTTGCAGGCGCACCTTCAGCGGGCCGTACACGCGACCCAGGGGGCCTGGCCGGAGATCGAGGCGGCACACCGCCTCGTGCTGCACGCCGCTCAGGTGCTGGGGAATCCTGGGGATGAGGCTGCTCCTGTGGTGAAGCGCCAATTTGAGCGGGTCGTGCATCGGATGACATTGGAAGCGAGCCGACCCGGCTCGCTGGCCGAACCGCTGCTGCACTTCCTAAAAGTGCAGCAGCGCTATGGATCCCAGCTCTTTGCGACGTATCAGGTACCGGGTCTACCACGAACGAACAACGATCTGGAGCAGTTCTTCGGTGCTGCCCGGTATCACGAGCGGCGCATCACGGGTCGAAAGAGCGCCGCGCCCAGTACCGTCATTTGGGGCCAGGTTCGACTGATCGCAGCGTTTGGGACACGCCTGTGTGCGAAGGCGGCAGCAGACCTTCGGCCTCCTTGCGTGGCGACCTGGCGAGATCTGCGGGCACAACTCGACGTCCGACATGAAGCCAGACGCCAGCAGTTACGGTTCAGGCGAGATTCGACAGCGTTCCTTCAGCAGCTCGAACTTCAATACCTCAAGCCCGCTTTACCGTCGTAG
- a CDS encoding response regulator transcription factor, whose protein sequence is MHVLIVGDDPDPVHPMKLDLKNADYQVSSAQSVMRGLMTFRKTHPDLILLDLELPDGDGRQLLRWIRQHSSVPVIVLTACDTVVDKVELLNLGADDYLTKPCHIQELLARIAVHFRAAQVETLRFRELTVQQDRRLALIRTREVALSPREFDYLVHLMRRPEQIYSRLELRNVGQGQNTDNESVVDVHVANLRSKLGAAGAYGMIRTVRGVGYTLRT, encoded by the coding sequence ATGCACGTGCTGATCGTGGGGGACGATCCGGACCCCGTTCATCCGATGAAGTTGGATCTTAAGAATGCCGATTATCAGGTCAGCTCCGCTCAGAGCGTTATGAGGGGGCTGATGACCTTCCGGAAGACCCATCCGGATCTGATCCTGCTGGACCTCGAACTTCCGGATGGCGATGGCCGGCAACTGCTGAGGTGGATACGACAGCACAGTTCGGTGCCGGTCATCGTGTTGACGGCCTGCGATACCGTTGTGGACAAGGTGGAATTGCTCAATCTGGGCGCCGATGATTATCTGACTAAACCCTGCCATATCCAAGAACTCCTTGCCCGAATCGCGGTTCACTTCCGAGCGGCTCAAGTCGAAACCCTGAGATTCCGGGAGTTGACCGTTCAACAGGACCGCAGACTGGCGCTGATCCGGACACGGGAAGTGGCGCTGTCACCGAGGGAATTCGATTACCTCGTTCACCTGATGCGCCGGCCAGAGCAGATCTACAGCCGGTTGGAACTGCGGAACGTTGGTCAAGGCCAGAACACAGACAATGAAAGTGTGGTCGACGTCCACGTGGCTAATCTGCGGTCAAAACTGGGTGCTGCAGGGGCGTACGGAATGATTCGGACCGTTCGAGGAGTCGGGTATACGCTGCGAACCTGA
- a CDS encoding 3'-5' exonuclease has translation MIAVGDPAQAIYSYAGADPRGMWRLTERIGATELPLSVSWRCPALHVELARTVNTFIESAPGAPRGTLEHHFADELSYQAGDVILSRLNSPLIRAALHLMTSGTSVNIRGRDLATRLEAAAAEAFPKPFVLDSVKELVNVFYEKRAKPFIEKAKTGDPEAKKFLTDFKDICSCLRLLGQQAAEQGVGTAQQIATLLRSLYREDADVLLSTIHRAKGLEWDRVTLLYPELMPLPSGNYEEEQCVLFVALTRSKDTLRLAYGKEAWANGERLTADKKIRTPPSAEPLEELLEDPLETPRLPLAMAAPLVPLSDVDWDAVTPHPTSAPPTPVIRPTVATPPPARVARTPTPSTPPPVTAAPASISQTPPTPIHTRIFHPRPPRDEEEELGHQMLHALSSLTLSTPVPVPTPSPERGLADHARKVRQLGQSSRLDDPRPTPLFHGQDSGSVSELRLRLDALTDNARPALREWAASSLVLLRGAPTHRVAYDAAVLDDVERAARLARVCLPLPGRPAPKSVRVIVFKDRVAWEKLGKVTHSGITSLSVTVGSEKYKFDPRSGELLGQSFTPFAPHLRPLT, from the coding sequence ATGATTGCTGTCGGCGATCCCGCCCAGGCCATTTATTCGTATGCCGGCGCGGACCCCCGCGGGATGTGGCGACTGACCGAACGAATTGGGGCGACCGAACTGCCCTTGAGTGTGTCGTGGCGCTGCCCAGCGTTGCATGTTGAGTTGGCCCGCACCGTCAACACCTTTATCGAAAGCGCTCCCGGTGCCCCCAGGGGCACCCTTGAGCACCACTTTGCCGACGAGCTGAGCTATCAGGCGGGCGACGTGATTCTGTCGCGGCTCAATAGTCCGCTGATCCGTGCGGCACTGCACCTGATGACCAGCGGCACCAGCGTGAATATCCGGGGCCGTGACCTCGCCACCCGCCTGGAAGCAGCGGCTGCCGAAGCCTTCCCGAAACCATTCGTGTTGGACAGTGTGAAAGAGCTGGTGAATGTCTTCTACGAGAAGCGTGCCAAGCCGTTCATCGAGAAGGCTAAGACGGGTGATCCAGAAGCCAAGAAGTTCCTGACCGACTTCAAGGACATCTGCAGTTGCCTGCGCCTCCTCGGGCAGCAGGCCGCCGAACAGGGCGTCGGCACCGCCCAGCAGATCGCCACGCTGCTGCGCTCGCTGTACCGAGAGGACGCCGACGTGCTGCTCAGCACCATCCACCGGGCCAAAGGACTGGAGTGGGACCGCGTCACCCTGCTGTACCCCGAACTCATGCCCTTGCCGAGCGGCAACTACGAGGAGGAACAGTGCGTGCTGTTCGTCGCACTGACTCGCAGCAAGGACACCCTGCGCCTCGCCTACGGCAAAGAGGCCTGGGCGAACGGCGAGCGTCTCACGGCCGACAAGAAGATCCGCACACCACCGAGCGCGGAACCGCTAGAGGAGCTACTGGAGGACCCCCTCGAAACACCCCGCCTTCCTCTGGCCATGGCCGCACCGCTCGTGCCCCTGTCAGACGTGGATTGGGACGCCGTCACGCCCCATCCCACCTCGGCCCCACCCACGCCGGTGATCCGTCCGACGGTCGCCACACCACCCCCTGCACGGGTCGCCAGGACGCCCACACCGTCCACACCACCGCCCGTCACGGCTGCCCCAGCATCGATCAGCCAAACTCCGCCCACACCGATCCACACGCGCATCTTCCACCCCCGACCCCCTCGGGATGAAGAAGAGGAACTGGGGCATCAGATGCTCCACGCCCTGTCCAGCCTCACCCTCTCCACGCCCGTGCCCGTCCCCACGCCCTCTCCTGAACGCGGTCTGGCCGACCATGCCCGCAAAGTCCGGCAGCTCGGGCAGAGCAGCCGCCTCGACGATCCCCGCCCCACCCCGCTGTTCCACGGGCAGGACAGCGGCAGCGTGTCCGAACTCCGGCTGCGACTGGATGCCCTCACGGACAACGCCCGCCCCGCTTTACGCGAGTGGGCGGCCAGCTCGCTGGTGCTGCTCCGCGGCGCCCCCACGCACCGTGTCGCCTACGATGCAGCGGTCCTTGACGATGTTGAGCGGGCCGCGCGACTCGCCCGCGTGTGCCTCCCCCTGCCCGGTCGACCGGCACCGAAGAGCGTGCGGGTGATCGTCTTCAAGGACCGCGTGGCCTGGGAGAAACTGGGCAAGGTGACCCACAGCGGCATCACATCGCTGTCCGTCACGGTGGGGAGTGAGAAATACAAGTTCGATCCCCGGAGCGGCGAGTTGCTGGGGCAGTCGTTCACGCCCTTTGCCCCGCATCTGCGTCCCCTCACCTGA
- a CDS encoding transposase, with protein MWFQDEARLGTKRVLRRCWAKRGVRPTAPHANGFEWTSVYGFVHPFSERTDLLRFDTVDTASFSAALSLFKARVDPADERLLILVVDNAGWRWSCHRASGWSSLPYTPELMPAEHLWIPLKEGLVNRAWPSLQALIEPLDQRCVWLIQQHALVSNLTSFHWLPAA; from the coding sequence CTGTGGTTTCAAGACGAGGCACGGCTCGGCACCAAGCGTGTCTTGCGGCGCTGCTGGGCCAAACGTGGGGTACGGCCCACTGCACCCCACGCCAATGGATTCGAATGGACCTCCGTCTATGGCTTTGTCCATCCGTTCTCAGAGAGAACGGACTTGCTGCGGTTCGATACCGTCGATACCGCGTCGTTTAGTGCCGCCTTAAGCCTCTTCAAGGCTCGCGTTGACCCGGCAGACGAGCGTCTGCTGATCCTGGTGGTCGACAACGCTGGCTGGCGGTGGTCGTGCCACCGGGCGTCCGGCTGGTCTTCCTTGCCCTACACCCCGGAATTGATGCCGGCAGAACATCTCTGGATCCCGCTCAAAGAGGGCTTGGTGAACCGGGCCTGGCCTTCGTTGCAGGCACTGATCGAGCCACTCGATCAGCGGTGTGTCTGGTTGATACAGCAACACGCCCTCGTCTCGAACCTTACCAGCTTCCATTGGCTCCCCGCTGCCTGA
- a CDS encoding sensor histidine kinase, protein MKRPFLRSLTGQLTLAFVLLSLITLGLVGIFSFVFTRNEYSDLLTGQIQAQVARELQTYFATHRTVKGFRSGPGSDQDLLPSIGNRADIPPDPPGRRMELQEGGPFILLDSTWRTLKFTLGYPVGSVWPDRARTAAIPVNVPGQTAVIAYLLPTGHRPPFDLRSAAFLNTIQQAILLVMVVASLIAALMGVVLARTLLLPLRQLLRGLQAMQSGRSVEPLPALRQDEMGELLSAFNLMSQEVIRNQRARRQLTADIAHDLNTPLSVISGSLEGMLDGTFAVNQVRLERLQHQTLHITSLIRDLRFLALADAGELSLQKHPVDLTQVLSEIARTFEQPAAQQGVELLHQLPERPQLMVVDPTRITQVMQNLLSNALEHTPTGGRVEIQGLVQESVFQISVQDTGSGVPAEMVPYVFERLYRANASRHSGGSGLGLTISRSIIEAHGGQMRIESQEGEGTVVTFSLPLESHVHASHRE, encoded by the coding sequence ATGAAGCGGCCATTCCTGAGGTCGCTGACCGGGCAGCTGACGCTGGCCTTCGTGCTCCTCAGCCTGATTACTCTCGGGCTGGTGGGAATTTTTTCATTCGTGTTTACCCGTAACGAGTACTCAGACCTGCTCACGGGCCAGATCCAGGCTCAAGTGGCCAGGGAGCTTCAGACCTATTTCGCCACTCACAGGACGGTCAAAGGGTTCCGGAGCGGTCCAGGGAGTGATCAGGACCTACTACCGTCCATTGGGAACCGCGCCGATATCCCCCCAGATCCCCCGGGTAGGAGGATGGAGTTACAGGAAGGTGGACCTTTCATTCTTCTGGACTCGACCTGGCGAACGCTGAAATTCACCCTGGGTTATCCCGTTGGATCCGTCTGGCCGGATCGGGCGCGCACGGCGGCCATCCCGGTCAACGTGCCGGGCCAGACAGCTGTGATCGCCTATCTCCTGCCCACCGGGCATCGCCCTCCCTTTGACCTCCGAAGCGCCGCTTTTCTAAATACGATCCAACAGGCGATTCTCCTGGTGATGGTGGTGGCTTCCCTCATCGCGGCACTGATGGGCGTCGTTCTGGCCAGGACGCTGCTCCTGCCTCTCCGGCAGTTGCTTCGGGGGCTTCAGGCGATGCAGTCGGGAAGGAGCGTCGAGCCTCTGCCGGCGCTCCGCCAGGATGAAATGGGGGAACTTCTGTCTGCCTTCAACCTGATGAGTCAGGAAGTCATCCGGAATCAGCGGGCCAGGCGTCAGCTGACGGCGGATATCGCCCATGATCTGAACACCCCGCTCTCCGTCATCAGCGGCTCTCTCGAAGGCATGCTCGACGGTACCTTCGCCGTAAATCAGGTGAGGTTGGAACGCCTTCAACATCAGACACTGCACATCACCAGCCTGATCCGGGACCTGCGGTTCCTGGCGCTGGCGGACGCCGGTGAGTTGAGTCTCCAGAAACATCCGGTCGATCTCACCCAGGTGCTGAGTGAGATTGCACGGACCTTTGAGCAACCAGCGGCCCAGCAGGGAGTCGAGCTGCTGCATCAGCTCCCTGAACGGCCCCAACTGATGGTTGTCGATCCCACCCGGATCACTCAGGTGATGCAGAACCTGCTGAGCAACGCGCTCGAACATACCCCTACTGGTGGGCGGGTAGAGATTCAGGGGCTGGTCCAGGAAAGCGTCTTCCAGATTTCGGTGCAGGACACAGGCTCAGGTGTTCCCGCAGAGATGGTGCCATACGTTTTTGAACGCCTCTACCGAGCCAATGCCTCACGGCATTCCGGAGGCTCCGGTCTGGGACTGACCATCAGCCGGTCGATCATCGAGGCGCACGGCGGACAGATGCGAATTGAAAGCCAGGAGGGCGAAGGCACCGTGGTGACGTTCAGTCTGCCCTTGGAGTCGCACGTCCACGCGAGTCACCGCGAATAG
- a CDS encoding S8 family peptidase translates to MTCLPLLTCSLLVACGGTSTPATASTTDATTPVITAPVTIYAVSGTVTLPASTTAAALDLRSSSPDWAAPHVAGQVLVTGSTGSLDNQSVGTTGLRLANTPEGTSDQAYASALVAEGYQVQPNYLYRALTLPDDPGYPGNRGITVGGSVSTQTYLDRTDAASGWATLQTAGLPLSGAKVAILDTGADLQHPDLPGRLLAGYDFGDGDSDVSEDAGADAGHGTGVSGLIGAVGNNALGIAGLTWTGQTLLPVKVFSGDGASTAALASGIGYAVKQGARVINMSLGLPGGNTDTALAAAIQAAADADVLMVAAAGNTATDGLYYPASDPNVVAVGALADTDALACYSARPKGSDKALDLVAPGGNAGTGTSTCLNFTGTQILTLTTVANGTYALEAGTSEAAPLVSGAAALLRAERPDLSAAQIKAVLVGSARPVAGGRLLDLGAAVTLARTYAAPAVRSYSLTVQAQQSGQTVQSFKSSGTLTAGQSSLTFNLTALPASLYTLTASLTVDGVASAGTSSLNVTKDVTDVKLQVQ, encoded by the coding sequence TTGACCTGCCTTCCTCTGCTGACCTGTAGCCTGCTCGTGGCCTGTGGTGGGACGTCCACGCCGGCCACTGCCTCAACGACCGACGCGACAACTCCGGTGATCACCGCTCCAGTCACCATTTACGCCGTCTCTGGAACGGTCACCCTGCCTGCCTCCACGACCGCTGCGGCCCTAGATCTGCGATCTTCATCACCGGACTGGGCTGCGCCGCATGTCGCAGGTCAGGTACTGGTTACCGGCAGCACAGGCTCTCTGGACAACCAGAGCGTCGGAACCACCGGACTGCGTCTCGCGAACACGCCGGAAGGAACGTCCGATCAGGCGTACGCTTCGGCGTTGGTCGCTGAGGGTTACCAGGTTCAACCGAACTATCTCTACCGCGCGCTGACGCTGCCGGACGATCCGGGGTACCCGGGAAACCGTGGGATCACGGTCGGTGGCAGTGTCTCGACCCAGACGTATCTCGACCGCACCGACGCGGCCAGCGGTTGGGCGACGCTCCAGACGGCAGGTTTACCGCTTTCCGGAGCGAAGGTGGCGATCCTCGACACTGGCGCGGATCTTCAACACCCGGATCTGCCCGGGCGCCTCCTCGCGGGCTACGATTTCGGTGACGGCGACAGTGACGTCTCCGAGGATGCTGGTGCTGACGCCGGACACGGCACCGGTGTCAGCGGACTGATCGGAGCGGTCGGCAACAACGCACTCGGCATCGCCGGGCTGACCTGGACCGGACAGACGCTGCTGCCGGTGAAGGTCTTTTCCGGTGATGGCGCTTCTACCGCCGCTCTGGCCTCCGGCATCGGGTACGCGGTCAAACAGGGGGCGCGTGTCATCAACATGAGCCTGGGCCTGCCGGGCGGCAACACCGATACGGCCCTCGCCGCGGCGATCCAGGCCGCTGCCGACGCCGACGTGCTGATGGTCGCGGCGGCCGGGAACACCGCCACTGACGGTCTGTACTATCCGGCCAGCGACCCGAATGTGGTGGCGGTCGGCGCGCTCGCGGACACGGACGCCCTGGCCTGTTACAGCGCACGTCCGAAGGGGAGCGATAAGGCCCTGGATCTGGTGGCACCGGGAGGAAATGCCGGCACCGGTACCAGCACCTGCCTGAACTTCACCGGCACACAGATCCTCACCCTGACCACCGTCGCCAATGGAACCTACGCCCTCGAGGCGGGCACGAGCGAGGCGGCCCCGCTAGTCTCCGGGGCCGCGGCGTTGCTGCGCGCCGAACGCCCCGACCTGAGCGCGGCGCAGATCAAGGCAGTACTGGTCGGCAGCGCCCGGCCGGTGGCCGGGGGGCGGCTCCTCGACCTCGGGGCCGCCGTGACACTCGCCAGGACGTACGCCGCTCCGGCAGTGCGAAGCTACAGCCTGACAGTTCAGGCGCAGCAGTCCGGCCAGACGGTGCAGTCGTTCAAGAGCAGCGGCACCCTGACGGCCGGACAGTCGAGTCTGACGTTCAACCTGACGGCCCTCCCGGCCAGTCTCTACACGTTGACTGCCAGTCTGACGGTCGATGGAGTAGCCTCGGCCGGCACCAGCAGCCTGAACGTCACGAAGGACGTGACGGACGTGAAGCTACAGGTTCAGTGA